In Duganella zoogloeoides, a single genomic region encodes these proteins:
- a CDS encoding methyl-accepting chemotaxis protein, whose protein sequence is MRVNTPVTQNEYIMEDGKTIVSSTDLQGNINYANPYFLEVSGFTEAEVMGAPQNIVRHPDMPVEAFADLWTTIKAGMPWTGLVKNRCKNGDYYWVLANVTPVIEQGKQVGYLSVRTKPSREQVRAADALYREIKAGNPRGLRIHNGRGVSGGVFARMKESLKMSLNQQIALATTMGASVLLIVALCLLTMGETSLYQARGWLGGIALAAIAGMVLFGRSLYVNVALPLKQATRAARMMAGGDLTASIEVRRDDEMGRLLAALRQTNINLHSIIGDVRANFAEITTATTEIANGNMDLSGRTESQASSLQQTASSMEELTSTVQMSANNVASANQLAEEAKQVAAHGGEIVSQVVTTMGDISTSSTKILDIIGLIDGIAFQTNILALNAAVEAARAGEQGRGFAVVASEVRGLAQRSATAAKEIKTLIDMSISKVQAGTALTNSAGVTMGQVIESVSKVSRVMAEISHSTREQSTGIGQVNQAVIQIDDITQQNAALVEQAAAAAGNLVEQARNVSQAMAVFKLQHAPRAGARAVAPPARPVPTKAKPKLVAHS, encoded by the coding sequence ATGCGTGTCAACACGCCCGTCACCCAGAACGAGTACATCATGGAAGATGGCAAGACCATCGTCTCCAGTACCGATTTGCAGGGCAACATCAACTACGCCAACCCGTATTTTCTCGAAGTGAGCGGCTTTACCGAAGCCGAGGTGATGGGCGCGCCGCAAAACATCGTGCGCCATCCCGACATGCCGGTCGAAGCCTTTGCCGACCTGTGGACCACCATCAAGGCCGGCATGCCATGGACCGGGCTGGTGAAGAACCGCTGCAAGAACGGCGACTATTACTGGGTGCTGGCCAATGTCACGCCCGTGATCGAGCAGGGCAAGCAGGTCGGCTACCTGTCGGTGCGCACCAAGCCGTCGCGCGAGCAGGTGCGCGCGGCCGATGCGCTGTACCGCGAGATCAAGGCCGGCAACCCGCGCGGCCTGCGCATCCATAACGGCCGCGGAGTCTCCGGCGGCGTGTTTGCGCGCATGAAAGAGTCGCTCAAGATGTCGCTCAACCAGCAGATCGCGCTGGCCACGACCATGGGCGCGAGCGTGCTGCTGATCGTGGCGCTGTGCCTGCTGACCATGGGCGAGACCAGCCTGTACCAGGCGCGCGGCTGGCTCGGCGGCATTGCGCTCGCTGCCATTGCCGGCATGGTGTTATTTGGCCGCAGCCTCTATGTCAACGTGGCGCTGCCGCTCAAGCAAGCCACCCGCGCGGCGCGCATGATGGCGGGCGGCGACCTGACCGCCTCCATCGAGGTGCGCCGCGACGACGAGATGGGCCGCCTGCTGGCCGCACTGCGCCAGACCAATATCAACCTGCACAGCATTATCGGCGACGTGCGTGCCAATTTTGCCGAGATCACTACCGCCACCACTGAAATTGCCAACGGCAATATGGACCTGTCGGGCCGCACCGAGTCGCAGGCGTCGAGCCTGCAGCAGACCGCCTCGAGCATGGAAGAACTGACGTCCACCGTGCAAATGAGCGCCAACAACGTCGCCAGCGCCAACCAGCTGGCCGAGGAGGCCAAGCAGGTGGCCGCGCACGGCGGCGAGATCGTCTCGCAGGTAGTGACCACCATGGGCGATATCAGCACCTCGTCCACCAAGATCCTCGACATCATCGGCCTGATCGACGGTATCGCCTTCCAGACCAACATCCTCGCGCTCAATGCGGCGGTGGAGGCGGCGCGCGCCGGCGAGCAGGGGCGCGGCTTCGCCGTGGTGGCGTCGGAAGTGCGTGGCCTGGCGCAGCGTTCGGCCACGGCTGCCAAGGAGATCAAGACCTTGATCGACATGTCGATCTCCAAGGTACAGGCCGGCACTGCGCTGACCAACAGCGCCGGCGTGACCATGGGCCAGGTGATCGAGTCGGTCAGCAAGGTCTCGCGCGTGATGGCCGAGATCTCGCATTCCACGCGTGAACAGAGCACCGGCATCGGCCAGGTCAACCAGGCCGTGATCCAGATCGACGACATCACCCAGCAAAACGCCGCGCTGGTGGAGCAGGCCGCCGCTGCCGCAGGCAACCTGGTCGAGCAGGCGCGCAATGTGTCGCAGGCGATGGCCGTGTTCAAGCTTCAGCATGCGCCGCGTGCCGGCGCC
- a CDS encoding ABC transporter permease has translation MMTTELLIAFLASTAGAATPLVVASMGELVTERSGVLNLGMEGMMLVGAVVGFGVTLGTGSMVLGLLAAMAAGMLMALVFGFLVLTLQTNQVATGLALTLFGIGVSAFLGRSFVGQTVERMPNLDIPLLSDLPFIGPLLFRFDAMTYASVALVVVIGWMLARTRLGLVIRAVGESPHSAHAIGFNVIALRYGTVLFGGAMAGLGGAYLSLALTPMWVEGMTAGRGWIALAQVVFATWKPRGVLVGAYLFGGVTVLQFHGQGMGLAIPSEFLSMLPYVATIVVLVLICRNPQTILLNKPMSLGQNFKAD, from the coding sequence ATGATGACCACCGAACTGTTGATCGCCTTTTTGGCCAGCACCGCCGGCGCCGCCACCCCGCTGGTGGTCGCCTCGATGGGCGAGCTGGTGACCGAGCGCTCCGGCGTGCTCAACCTCGGCATGGAAGGCATGATGCTGGTCGGCGCCGTGGTGGGCTTCGGCGTCACGCTGGGTACCGGCAGCATGGTGCTGGGCCTGCTGGCGGCGATGGCGGCCGGCATGCTGATGGCGCTGGTGTTCGGCTTCCTGGTGCTGACCCTGCAAACCAACCAGGTGGCCACCGGGCTGGCGCTGACGCTGTTCGGCATCGGCGTTTCGGCGTTCCTCGGCCGCAGTTTCGTCGGCCAGACCGTGGAGCGCATGCCCAACCTCGACATCCCGCTGCTGTCTGATTTGCCGTTCATCGGTCCGCTGCTGTTCCGCTTTGACGCCATGACCTATGCGTCCGTGGCGCTGGTGGTGGTGATTGGCTGGATGCTGGCGCGCACCCGGCTCGGATTGGTGATCCGCGCGGTGGGCGAGTCGCCGCACAGCGCGCATGCGATCGGCTTCAACGTCATCGCGCTGCGCTATGGCACGGTGCTGTTCGGCGGCGCCATGGCCGGCCTGGGGGGCGCCTACCTGTCGCTGGCGCTGACGCCGATGTGGGTGGAGGGCATGACGGCCGGCCGCGGCTGGATCGCGCTGGCGCAAGTGGTGTTCGCGACCTGGAAGCCGCGCGGCGTGCTGGTGGGCGCTTACCTGTTCGGCGGGGTCACGGTGCTGCAATTTCACGGCCAGGGCATGGGGCTGGCCATCCCGTCGGAATTCCTGTCGATGCTGCCTTATGTCGCTACCATCGTGGTACTGGTACTGATCTGCCGCAATCCGCAGACAATCTTGCTCAATAAGCCAATGTCGCTGGGCCAGAACTTCAAAGCGGACTGA
- a CDS encoding ABC transporter permease → MSRLEKRPEPSRRMMLASPLIAAAAMLATGSLLFLFLGQEPLHAFYVYFIKPWTTLYGVGELLLKATPLILCGVGLAIGFRANVNNIGADGQLTVGAIAAGAVALQFHEVEAWWVLPLMLVAGAVGGMLWAAIPALLRTRFNTSEILVSLMLVYVAYHLLSYLVHGPMRDPDGFNFPQSKMFSESATLPLLVEGLRLNAAFILSLIAAGAAWFFCRHTFAGYRMQVSGMAPAAALYAGFSEPRNVWLAFMVSGALAGVAGVGEVAGPLGQLQPSVSPGYGFAAIIVAYVGRLHPLGVVLSALLMSLLYIGGETAQIELGAPSAITGVFQGLLLFYLLAADLFIHYRIKPHKRISGVPA, encoded by the coding sequence ATGTCCCGGCTTGAAAAACGTCCCGAACCGTCCCGGCGCATGATGCTGGCCTCGCCCCTGATCGCGGCGGCGGCGATGCTGGCCACCGGCTCGCTCTTGTTCCTGTTCCTCGGCCAGGAGCCGCTGCACGCGTTCTACGTGTACTTCATCAAGCCATGGACCACCCTGTACGGCGTGGGCGAGTTGCTGCTGAAAGCGACGCCGCTGATCCTGTGCGGCGTGGGCCTGGCCATCGGTTTTCGCGCCAACGTCAACAACATCGGCGCCGACGGCCAGCTGACGGTGGGCGCGATCGCAGCCGGCGCCGTGGCGCTGCAATTTCACGAGGTGGAGGCGTGGTGGGTGCTGCCGCTGATGCTCGTGGCCGGCGCCGTGGGCGGCATGCTGTGGGCGGCAATCCCCGCCTTGCTGCGCACGCGGTTCAACACCAGTGAAATCCTGGTGAGCCTGATGCTGGTGTACGTGGCGTACCACCTGCTCAGCTACCTGGTGCACGGGCCGATGCGCGACCCGGACGGTTTTAACTTTCCACAATCGAAAATGTTCAGCGAGTCGGCGACGCTGCCATTGCTCGTGGAGGGCTTGCGGCTGAACGCGGCGTTCATCCTGTCGCTGATTGCCGCCGGTGCGGCGTGGTTCTTTTGCCGCCATACCTTTGCCGGCTACCGCATGCAGGTGAGCGGCATGGCGCCGGCCGCCGCCTTGTACGCTGGTTTTTCCGAGCCGCGCAACGTGTGGCTGGCCTTCATGGTCAGCGGCGCGCTGGCCGGCGTGGCCGGCGTGGGCGAGGTGGCCGGGCCGCTGGGCCAGTTGCAGCCATCGGTGTCGCCCGGCTACGGCTTTGCCGCCATCATCGTCGCGTACGTGGGCCGGCTGCATCCGCTGGGCGTGGTGCTGTCGGCGCTGTTGATGTCGCTGTTGTACATCGGCGGCGAGACCGCGCAGATCGAGCTGGGCGCGCCGTCGGCAATCACCGGCGTGTTCCAGGGGCTGCTGCTGTTCTACCTGCTGGCGGCCGACCTGTTCATCCACTATCGCATCAAACCGCATAAGCGGATTTCAGGAGTACCAGCATGA